The Streptococcus viridans genome includes a window with the following:
- a CDS encoding valine--tRNA ligase: protein MSKELSPKYNPAEVEAGRYQKWLDADVFKPSGDQKAKPYSIVIPPPNVTGKLHLGHAWDTTLQDIIIRQKRMQGFDTLWLPGMDHAGIATQAKVEERLRGEGITRYDLGREKFLEKVWEWKDEYATTIKEQWGKMGLSVDYSRERFTLDEGLSKAVRKVFVDLYKKGWIYRGEFIINWDPAARTALSDIEVIHKDVEGAFYHMNYMLEDGSRALEVATTRPETMFGDVAVAVNPEDPRYKDLIGKHVVLPIANKLIPIVGDEHADPEFGTGVVKITPAHDPNDFLVGQRHNLPQVNVMNDDGTMNDLAFEFAGMDRFEARKAVVAKLEEIGALVKIEKRVHSVGHSERTGVVVEPRLSTQWFVKMDQLAKNAIANQDTDDKVEFYPPRFNDTFLQWMENVHDWVISRQLWWGHQIPAWYNAEGEMYVGEEAPEGDGWTQDEDVLDTWFSSALWPFSTMGWPDVDSEDFKRYFPTSTLVTGYDIIFFWVSRMIFQSLEFTGRQPFQNVLIHGLIRDEQGRKMSKSLGNGIDPMDVIEKYGADALRWFLSNGSAPGQDVRFSYEKMDASWNFINKIWNISRYILMNNEGLTLEQATANVEKVVNKEAGNVTDRWILHNLNETIGKVTENFDKFEFGVAGHILYNFIWDEFADWYVELTKEVLYSDNEEEKVITRSVLLYTLDKILRLLHPIMPFVTEEIFGQISEGSIVTAEYPTVNPAFEDLAAHTGVESLKDLIRAVRNARAEVNVAPSKPITILVKTSDSDLEAFFNSNVNYIKRFTNPEHLEIASNIPAPELAMSSVITGAEIYLPLADLLNVEEELARLDKELAKWQKELDMVGKKLSNERFVANAKPEVVQKERDKQADYQAKYDATVARIDEMKKLVK from the coding sequence ATGTCTAAAGAACTTTCACCTAAATACAATCCAGCCGAGGTTGAGGCTGGTCGTTACCAAAAATGGCTTGATGCGGATGTTTTCAAGCCTTCAGGCGATCAAAAGGCTAAGCCTTATTCAATCGTGATTCCACCTCCAAACGTTACAGGTAAACTTCACCTTGGTCACGCTTGGGATACAACTTTGCAAGATATCATTATCCGTCAAAAACGCATGCAAGGTTTCGACACGCTCTGGCTTCCAGGGATGGACCACGCTGGGATTGCGACTCAGGCTAAGGTTGAGGAACGCTTGCGTGGTGAGGGCATTACGCGTTATGACCTCGGTCGTGAGAAATTCCTCGAGAAAGTCTGGGAATGGAAAGACGAATATGCCACTACTATCAAGGAACAATGGGGCAAGATGGGCCTCTCTGTAGACTACTCTCGTGAGCGTTTCACTCTTGACGAAGGTTTGTCGAAAGCCGTTCGCAAGGTCTTTGTGGACCTTTACAAGAAAGGCTGGATCTACCGTGGTGAATTTATCATCAACTGGGACCCAGCAGCCCGCACAGCCCTTTCTGATATTGAGGTAATCCACAAGGACGTCGAAGGTGCCTTCTACCACATGAACTACATGCTAGAAGACGGCTCACGCGCCCTTGAAGTGGCGACTACTCGTCCGGAGACTATGTTTGGGGACGTTGCCGTTGCGGTCAATCCAGAAGACCCACGCTACAAGGACTTGATTGGTAAACATGTCGTTCTTCCAATCGCTAATAAATTGATTCCAATCGTTGGGGACGAGCACGCAGACCCTGAATTTGGTACAGGTGTCGTGAAAATCACGCCTGCCCACGATCCAAACGACTTCTTGGTTGGTCAACGCCATAACTTGCCACAAGTTAACGTCATGAACGACGACGGAACCATGAATGACTTGGCCTTCGAATTTGCAGGCATGGATCGTTTTGAAGCTCGTAAGGCAGTTGTTGCTAAGTTGGAAGAAATCGGTGCCCTTGTTAAAATCGAAAAACGCGTCCACAGTGTTGGTCACTCAGAGCGTACAGGTGTAGTGGTTGAACCACGCTTGTCTACGCAGTGGTTCGTGAAGATGGACCAATTAGCTAAAAATGCCATTGCCAATCAAGATACAGATGATAAGGTAGAATTCTACCCACCTCGTTTCAACGATACCTTCCTCCAATGGATGGAAAATGTCCACGACTGGGTTATCTCTCGCCAGCTCTGGTGGGGTCACCAAATCCCTGCTTGGTACAATGCTGAGGGTGAAATGTACGTCGGCGAAGAAGCTCCTGAAGGTGACGGATGGACTCAAGACGAAGATGTCTTGGATACTTGGTTCAGTTCTGCCCTTTGGCCATTCTCAACCATGGGCTGGCCGGATGTCGACTCAGAAGACTTCAAACGTTACTTCCCAACTTCAACCTTGGTTACTGGTTACGACATCATCTTCTTCTGGGTGTCTCGTATGATCTTCCAATCCTTGGAATTCACTGGCCGTCAGCCATTCCAAAACGTTCTTATCCACGGTCTTATCCGTGACGAGCAAGGACGTAAGATGTCTAAATCTCTCGGAAACGGGATTGACCCAATGGATGTTATTGAGAAATACGGTGCTGATGCCCTTCGCTGGTTCCTTTCAAACGGTTCTGCACCAGGTCAAGACGTGCGCTTCTCTTACGAGAAAATGGATGCTTCATGGAACTTCATCAACAAGATCTGGAACATCTCTCGCTACATCCTCATGAACAATGAAGGTTTGACCCTTGAGCAAGCAACTGCCAATGTCGAAAAAGTGGTCAACAAGGAAGCTGGAAATGTCACAGACCGCTGGATTCTTCACAACCTCAACGAAACAATCGGAAAAGTCACTGAAAACTTTGATAAATTTGAGTTTGGTGTGGCTGGTCACATCCTCTACAACTTCATCTGGGACGAGTTTGCGGACTGGTACGTTGAGTTGACCAAGGAAGTCCTTTATAGCGATAACGAAGAAGAGAAAGTCATCACACGTTCTGTTCTCCTTTACACCTTGGACAAGATCCTTCGTCTCCTTCACCCAATCATGCCATTCGTAACAGAGGAAATTTTTGGACAAATCTCAGAAGGTTCTATCGTTACAGCAGAATACCCAACTGTCAACCCAGCCTTTGAAGACCTTGCAGCTCACACTGGCGTGGAAAGCCTCAAAGACTTGATCCGTGCTGTTCGTAATGCGCGTGCGGAAGTGAACGTAGCTCCAAGCAAGCCTATCACCATCCTTGTTAAGACAAGCGATAGCGACTTGGAAGCCTTCTTTAACAGCAATGTCAACTACATCAAACGCTTCACAAATCCAGAACACCTGGAGATCGCATCAAACATCCCTGCACCTGAACTCGCTATGTCAAGCGTCATCACAGGAGCAGAAATCTACTTGCCTCTCGCAGACCTCCTCAATGTCGAAGAAGAACTCGCTCGTCTCGACAAGGAACTGGCTAAATGGCAAAAAGAACTGGATATGGTTGGTAAGAAGCTCTCTAACGAACGTTTCGTAGCCAATGCCAAACCAGAAGTCGTCCAAAAAGAACGCGACAAACAAGCCGACTACCAAGCCAAATACGACGCGACAGTCGCACGTATTGATGAGATGAAGAAACTCGTGAAATAA
- a CDS encoding DNA cytosine methyltransferase: MTNSVSSNRPEKYNIAAFFSGVGGIELGFEQTNEFRVVYANEFDKYARQTYRLNYPNTHLDSRDIHAVQPEDIPAEHVDVIMGGFPCQAFSIAGYRKGFDDDRGDLFFELLRMIEGRKPRAIFIENVKNMVGHDHGNTFKVIREALTENNYFIKWKVLNGKDYGNIPQNRERIYIVGFDTKEAYDLFEFPEEIKLTTTLGDVIDFGAKTDEAYYYREGKQNFYADLKANVTSQDTVYQWRRQYVRENKNGVVPTLTANMGTGGHNVPLILTDSGEIRKLTPKETFNVQGYPKTFKLPEGVSNGQLYKQAGNSVVVPVIKRIAERIAFALNESNGPSQLERSGKFAIIYTKMNGQFEGQSYVKDFVSTYEEAEQKIASYEDGLAVLSDEDYFRLVKKRGNFEFYSII; encoded by the coding sequence ATGACAAATTCTGTAAGTTCGAACCGACCTGAGAAGTACAACATTGCAGCTTTCTTCTCAGGTGTTGGGGGAATTGAGTTGGGTTTTGAACAGACCAACGAGTTCAGAGTGGTGTATGCCAATGAATTTGATAAGTATGCGCGTCAGACTTATCGTTTAAATTATCCAAATACGCATTTGGATAGTCGTGATATTCATGCGGTGCAACCGGAAGATATTCCGGCTGAGCACGTGGATGTAATTATGGGAGGATTCCCTTGCCAGGCCTTTAGTATTGCGGGTTACCGCAAGGGCTTTGATGATGATCGTGGGGATCTTTTCTTTGAGTTGCTTCGCATGATTGAAGGGCGTAAACCTCGAGCTATCTTCATCGAAAACGTCAAAAATATGGTCGGTCATGACCATGGCAATACCTTCAAGGTTATTCGTGAAGCCTTGACGGAGAACAACTACTTCATCAAGTGGAAGGTTCTCAACGGGAAAGACTACGGAAATATCCCACAAAACCGTGAGCGGATTTACATTGTTGGTTTTGATACTAAAGAAGCCTACGATTTGTTTGAATTCCCTGAGGAAATCAAGCTGACTACGACTTTGGGCGATGTCATTGATTTTGGTGCTAAGACAGATGAGGCCTACTATTATCGAGAAGGCAAGCAGAATTTCTACGCTGACCTCAAGGCTAATGTGACCAGTCAAGATACGGTCTACCAGTGGCGTCGTCAATATGTTCGTGAGAATAAAAACGGTGTTGTTCCAACCCTAACAGCCAATATGGGAACAGGCGGGCACAATGTCCCGTTGATCCTGACTGACAGCGGGGAGATTCGTAAGTTAACACCGAAGGAAACTTTTAATGTACAAGGTTATCCAAAGACCTTTAAGTTACCTGAGGGTGTTTCCAATGGTCAACTTTATAAACAAGCTGGAAATAGTGTGGTTGTGCCTGTGATTAAACGCATTGCAGAGCGGATTGCTTTTGCCCTTAATGAGAGCAATGGGCCGTCTCAACTGGAACGCTCCGGAAAATTCGCGATTATCTATACCAAGATGAATGGCCAGTTTGAAGGCCAGTCTTATGTGAAAGACTTTGTCTCCACTTATGAGGAAGCAGAGCAGAAGATTGCCTCTTATGAGGATGGTCTTGCTGTTTTATCAGATGAAGATTATTTCAGATTGGTAAAAAAACGTGGAAATTTTGAATTTTACAGCATTATTTAA